The Megalobrama amblycephala isolate DHTTF-2021 linkage group LG1, ASM1881202v1, whole genome shotgun sequence genome segment actgacagaaacagaaaatggcTGATCAGTGTGATCTGTGTCTGCTGGGGCTGATCATTCTCTCTCCACTTCTCACAGGTAAATGCAATTCTGCATGCTCTTTAAACTCCCGTGAAAGGGTTAAATATAAGTACTTACAAATCAATGTTTTAATGGCATGGAATCTTGTGAATAAGTTACTTTGAACATGCTTTattcttcataacattaattttTCTGATATGTCACATTTGCAAATACTGTTTTATTCCTGAATGCACTGGTATTTGACACTGAGAATGCCCTGTTaccattaatacatttaatgtattCATATATAGCTTAATGATTACTCAAATATACTGTGTTTCAGGTACCAGTGGAGTGAATGATGTTCATGTGTTCATCAGTTCTGGTGAAAATGTCCGTCTGCCCTGTAATAATGCTCTTTCTGACTGCAAATCAACTACATGGACCTACGGTAACAGTATCAGACATTCAGCAGCAGTTGAACTGATTACCGAAGGGATAAAGAATAAAGACACAGAGAGACATGAGAGACTGAGTCTGGGGTCTGACTGCTCTCTGAACATCAAGAACGTCACAGAAGAAGATTCTGGATTATACACCTGCAGACAATATGTGAATAACAAACAACAAGGAACTGATGTAGATGTTTTCCTTCATGTTCTTCATGGTAAATTTATGATTATATGATCAATTTGTGAAGAACGCCATTCTCCCTTTAAACTCACATGATGATTGAAGAGTCTGTGATTTGTGTCTTGTGTTCAGTTTCAGTgtctccatcatcatcatcatcatcatcatcatcttcatcctcaCAGACTGAGATCAGTCCAGGTCGctctgtgactctctcctgtcaGTTGTATTCTGAATTCTCCTGTGATTATTTGGTTCGTTCTGAGGGACTTCATCTGTTGTGGGTGAATCAGACTGGTGTTGATCTGAAGACAGACTCCAGATATCAGATATTATTCTCATCAGATCACTGTATCATCACTCTGACtacaacactcctgaatgaagaTGACAACAGAGAGTGGAGATGTCAGCTTACTCTCAGAAATCAACTGCAGACCTCAGTCAGATACACTGTCAAGTATTCAGGTGAGAAACAACTATTACTACTGTAAAATATGATGTTAATGTCCTACAGATGAACATCTGAACATTCATCTTCTGATTCCAGTCAGCAGCTCAAACTCTGAGAAGAAATCAAGCCAAACTACAGCAGCAGCTCCTACACAAGGttcatgatcacatgatcactgTCACACATCATCAGTCTCTCACTTCACTGGTTCACACTGGCTTTAATTCATCCATCCTTTCATTTGTACAGAGAATCATCAGAAGTCATTAAATACTCCAAACTCTGAGAGGACAGCAGCTGCTCAAACACCTGGATTTCCTGAACAACAAGGTGTTTATTCATGACTTTCTTATATTAACTCAATAACTCCACAGACTCTCTGACACAGAGAGATGACGATTAATAATGTCATTCAGAGCAAACTGATGTTAATGTTGTACAGTATGACTCATCTGAACCTTCATCTTCTGCAGCTCCAGTCGATTC includes the following:
- the LOC125279981 gene encoding carcinoembryonic antigen-related cell adhesion molecule 3-like: MADQCDLCLLGLIILSSLLTGTSGVNDVHVFISSGENVRLPCNNALSDCKSTTWTYGNSIRHSAAVELITEGIKNKDTERHERLSLGSDCSLNIKNVTEEDSGLYTCRQYVNNKQQGTDVDVFLHVLHVSVSPSSSSSSSSSSSSQTEISPGRSVTLSCQLYSEFSCDYLVRSEGLHLLWVNQTGVDLKTDSRYQILFSSDHCIITLTTTLLNEDDNREWRCQLTLRNQLQTSVRYTVKYSVSSSNSEKKSSQTTAAAPTQENHQKSLNTPNSERTAAAQTPGFPEQQGVYS